A DNA window from Streptomyces canus contains the following coding sequences:
- a CDS encoding UTP--glucose-1-phosphate uridylyltransferase: MATTIRRAVIPAAGLGSRLLPLTKATPKEMLPVGDKPVIEHTVRELVASGITDITIVVSGGKGLIQDHFRPNPALVAQLRADGKTAYADAVEEVGELSRLGHITYLDQHGPYGNGTPVLNAARNVGDEPVLVLWPDDVFVAEVPRAQQLIRAYEATSCPVLALLPMDPADSQRYGVPRVKEDLGDGLLRITGLVEKPKPQDAPSAYAAIGGYVITPGIIEELRSQTERWYEHRTGEIYLTDAINAYASSKAVYGQVIQGRWYDTGNPLAYLTAQFAAALADPEYGPHLRRLAELAEDRP; encoded by the coding sequence ATGGCAACGACGATCCGCAGGGCGGTCATCCCCGCGGCGGGGCTGGGATCCCGTCTCCTGCCCCTGACGAAGGCGACCCCGAAGGAGATGCTGCCGGTCGGCGACAAGCCGGTCATCGAGCACACCGTCCGGGAACTGGTGGCGTCCGGCATCACCGACATCACCATCGTCGTCTCCGGCGGCAAGGGCCTGATCCAGGACCACTTCCGCCCCAACCCGGCCCTTGTCGCGCAGCTGCGGGCGGACGGCAAGACGGCCTACGCGGACGCCGTGGAGGAGGTCGGCGAGCTCTCCCGGCTCGGGCACATCACCTACCTCGACCAGCACGGCCCGTACGGCAACGGCACCCCGGTCCTCAACGCCGCGCGCAACGTCGGCGACGAGCCGGTCCTGGTCCTGTGGCCGGACGACGTCTTCGTGGCCGAGGTCCCGCGCGCCCAGCAGCTGATCCGCGCCTACGAGGCGACCAGCTGCCCGGTCCTCGCCCTGCTGCCGATGGACCCGGCCGACTCGCAGCGCTACGGCGTGCCCCGGGTCAAGGAGGACCTCGGTGACGGGCTGCTGCGCATCACCGGCCTGGTCGAGAAGCCGAAGCCGCAGGACGCGCCCTCCGCCTACGCGGCCATCGGCGGCTATGTCATCACCCCGGGCATCATCGAGGAGCTGCGCAGCCAGACCGAGCGCTGGTACGAGCACCGGACCGGCGAGATCTACCTGACGGACGCCATCAACGCCTACGCGAGCAGCAAGGCCGTCTACGGCCAGGTCATCCAGGGCCGCTGGTACGACACCGGCAATCCGCTGGCCTACCTCACGGCCCAGTTCGCCGCCGCGCTCGCCGACCCGGAGTACGGCCCCCACCTGCGCCGGCTGGCCGAACTCGCCGAGGACCGGCCCTGA
- a CDS encoding helicase C-terminal domain-containing protein: protein MSNPAVPPRSLAEALRARDDASLAALLRARPDLITPVPTDLTQLATRAGTRASVVRALERLDRFALQTAEALAVAADPAPYEELRALLTGDGGDPAVSSALPRALATLREQALVWGDDDRLRLVRTARELLAPSPQHPSPTGLGPTVQEATAGMSPGRIQDIVTATGLGSTHDAVSAVASLTALFRDSKRMSALLAGLPEESREVLTRLVWGPPYGQVTADPAAHLRRLLDLGLLVPTAPGTVVLPREVALHLRGGRAHRAVEPLPPTVEPAATHRPQVVDATAAGQAYTALATVEELLKDWDEGGPAVLRAGGLSVRDLKRTAVALDVAEPVAAFWVELAYAAGLLASDGEAEERYAATPAHDEWLEQPAAQRWVRLVEAWLTATRVSGLVGGRDAKERTLSTLGPGLDRGAAPEVRHRVLTLLAGLPEGASPSKESVLARLRWERPLRGPQREDDLRSRLAEWTLAEAELLGVTGRGALSGHGRALLGATAPKTPDQAPQGPGDKLPVHHRPTVAEPLSPAEQATASAAAARLLAPLLPEPLDHVLLQADLTAVAPGPLQRSLADVLDVLADVESKGGATVYRFTPGSVRRALDAGQSASDLHAFLAAHARTPVPQPLTYLIDDVARRHGHLRVGAASAYVRCDDDAVLNEILADKRAAGLRLRRLAPTVLAAQADPASLLDGLRAMGFAPAAESAEGDVLITRAHAHRTPLRTAPEPVPDGPPIPDATLLSAAIRAIRAGDLASTTPRRQTDRPPPATGELPRTNSAETLATMQAAVLTGEALWIGYVNAEGAASQRLIAPVRVEGGFVTAYDHTADEVRTYPLHRVTGVAELAEET, encoded by the coding sequence CTGGCCGCGCTTCTGCGTGCCCGCCCCGACCTCATCACCCCCGTTCCCACGGACCTGACGCAGCTCGCGACCCGGGCCGGGACGCGGGCGTCGGTGGTGCGGGCGCTGGAGCGGCTGGACCGTTTCGCGTTGCAGACGGCGGAGGCACTGGCCGTGGCCGCGGACCCGGCGCCGTACGAGGAACTGCGGGCGCTGCTGACCGGCGACGGCGGCGACCCGGCCGTCTCTTCGGCGCTCCCTCGTGCCCTTGCCACGCTGCGGGAGCAGGCCCTGGTGTGGGGCGACGACGACCGGCTGCGGCTGGTGCGCACCGCCCGGGAGCTGCTCGCGCCCTCGCCGCAGCATCCGTCGCCGACCGGGCTCGGGCCGACCGTGCAGGAGGCCACGGCGGGGATGTCGCCGGGCCGCATCCAGGACATCGTGACGGCGACGGGGCTCGGCTCGACCCACGACGCGGTGTCGGCGGTGGCGTCGCTGACCGCCCTGTTCAGGGACAGCAAGCGGATGTCCGCGCTGCTCGCCGGGCTCCCGGAGGAGTCACGGGAGGTGCTCACCCGGCTGGTGTGGGGCCCGCCGTACGGCCAGGTCACCGCCGACCCGGCGGCCCATCTGCGGCGCCTGCTGGACCTGGGGCTGCTGGTGCCGACGGCGCCCGGGACGGTCGTACTCCCGCGGGAAGTGGCCCTGCATCTGCGCGGCGGCCGTGCGCACCGCGCGGTGGAGCCGCTGCCGCCGACCGTGGAACCCGCGGCGACGCACCGTCCACAGGTTGTGGACGCGACGGCGGCCGGGCAGGCGTACACCGCGCTCGCGACCGTCGAGGAGCTGCTGAAGGACTGGGACGAGGGCGGGCCCGCGGTGCTGCGAGCGGGCGGCCTCAGCGTCCGCGACCTCAAGCGCACGGCCGTCGCCCTGGACGTGGCGGAACCGGTCGCCGCGTTCTGGGTCGAGCTGGCGTACGCGGCGGGCCTGCTGGCCTCCGACGGTGAGGCGGAGGAACGGTACGCGGCGACCCCGGCCCACGACGAGTGGCTGGAGCAGCCCGCGGCACAGCGCTGGGTCCGTCTGGTGGAGGCCTGGCTGACGGCGACGCGGGTGTCCGGCCTGGTGGGCGGCCGGGACGCGAAGGAACGCACGCTGTCGACGCTGGGCCCGGGACTCGACCGCGGTGCGGCGCCAGAGGTACGGCACCGGGTGCTGACGCTGCTGGCGGGGCTGCCGGAAGGCGCGTCGCCGTCGAAGGAGTCGGTGCTGGCCCGGCTGCGCTGGGAGCGTCCGCTGCGGGGTCCGCAGCGCGAGGACGACCTGCGGTCACGGCTCGCCGAGTGGACGCTGGCAGAGGCGGAGCTGCTGGGAGTGACGGGACGGGGGGCGCTGTCGGGGCACGGGCGGGCGCTGCTGGGCGCGACCGCCCCGAAGACACCGGACCAGGCACCGCAGGGCCCCGGGGACAAGCTGCCCGTGCACCATCGCCCCACCGTCGCGGAACCCCTCTCCCCCGCCGAGCAGGCCACCGCGTCCGCCGCGGCCGCCCGGCTGCTCGCGCCGTTGCTGCCCGAGCCGCTGGACCACGTCCTGCTCCAGGCCGACCTGACCGCGGTGGCCCCCGGTCCGTTGCAACGGTCGTTGGCCGACGTGCTGGACGTGCTGGCCGACGTGGAGTCGAAGGGCGGGGCGACGGTCTACCGCTTCACCCCCGGCTCGGTACGCCGTGCTCTGGACGCCGGCCAGTCCGCCTCCGACCTGCACGCCTTCCTCGCCGCACACGCCCGGACGCCGGTGCCGCAGCCACTGACGTATCTCATCGACGACGTGGCGCGCAGGCACGGTCACCTGCGGGTCGGCGCGGCCTCCGCCTACGTCCGCTGCGACGACGACGCCGTCCTCAACGAGATCCTCGCCGACAAGCGCGCCGCGGGCCTGCGTCTGCGCCGCCTGGCCCCGACGGTGCTGGCCGCGCAGGCCGACCCGGCGTCACTGCTGGACGGCCTGCGCGCGATGGGCTTCGCCCCGGCCGCCGAGTCCGCGGAGGGCGACGTCCTGATCACCCGCGCCCACGCCCACCGCACCCCGCTCCGCACGGCCCCCGAACCCGTCCCGGACGGCCCGCCGATCCCCGACGCGACGCTCCTGTCGGCCGCGATCCGGGCGATCCGGGCAGGTGACCTGGCCTCGACGACCCCCCGCAGACAGACCGACCGGCCCCCGCCCGCCACCGGCGAGCTGCCCCGCACCAACTCCGCCGAGACCCTCGCCACCATGCAGGCCGCCGTCCTCACCGGCGAGGCCCTGTGGATCGGTTACGTCAACGCCGAAGGTGCCGCCAGCCAACGCCTCATCGCCCCCGTCCGTGTCGAGGGCGGCTTCGTCACGGCCTACGACCACACCGCGGACGAGGTCCGCACCTATCCGCTGCACCGGGTGACCGGGGTGGCGGAGCTGGCGGAGGAGACGTAG